The Christensenella timonensis DNA segment CTTTTGGAGCTCTCCGACCCGACGCATCCGCTGACCAAGCGGCTGATGATCGAGGCGCCGGGAACGTATCACCACAGTATTTTAGTGGCGAACCTGGCGGAGGCAGGGTGCAACGCAGTGGGGGGATTTTCGCTGTTGGCAAGGGTCGGCGCATATTTCCACGATGTGGGAAAAGTGGAAAACCCGATGTTTTTCAAAGAAAACCAGAGAAACAACGTGAACCCGCATGACAAGCTCGATCCTAAGGAAAGCGCAGAAATCATCAGGAAGCACGTGCCGGATGGCGTAGCGATGCTGAAAAAATATAAAATGCCGAGCGAGATCATCGATATTGTCCGTAACCACCACGGAAACGGGACGGTCGGATATTTCTATTATGAGGCGCTGAAACAGGACGAAAATACGGATGTGGAAGATTTCAGTTATGCGGGCAATCCTCCGGACACCAAGGAAGGCGCGATCGTCATGCTGGCGGATATCGTAGAGGCGGCCGTGAGGAGCCTGGACGACCCGAGCAGGGAAGAGATATCCGATATGGTACATAAACTGATCAAAGCGAGGTACGACGAAGGCCTGCTGGATCGTGCTCCGCTCAATAGGCGTGACCTGCGTGATATCGCGGAGGCGTTCATCAATGTTTTCGACGGTGTGTACCACCAGCGGATCAAGTACCCGGAGATCAAAATACATGGAGCAGACGATGAAGATAATATTCTCTGACGAACAGGAAAAAATAGCATTCTCAGACGAGATCCGTACGGCGATCGAAAAAGCGCTTCAGGCGGCGGAGCGGGAAGCCGGGATGCCGTGCTGCCTCAATATCATGCTGACGGATGGCGAGGGCATACGGGAACTCAACCGGGAGTTCCGGGGGATCGACAAAGAAACGGACGTCCTTTCCTTTCCGGCTTACGAGCTTAGCGGATTATTCGCGCAGACCGCGGGCGGGATCGACCTGGAATATGTCGATGGGGATGTGTTTTTGGGAGATATCGCGATCTCGCTGGAACGCGCGCAGGAGCAGGCGGAAGAATATGGACATTCCCTCGTGCGGGAAGCGGCTTTTTTGGCGCTGCATGGGACGCTGCACCTTCTGGGATACGACCATATGTCGCCGGAAGAGGAAGAGCGCATGACGGGCAGGCAGGAAGAGATTTTGAATTCGGTCAATATTGGCAGGTAAGGGAATGGACGAAAAGGAAAGCGGAAAAAAATACAGGCCAAAAAAATCATTGATGAGCAGCTTCAACCATGCGATCAATGGTTTTTTACAGTCGTTCAAGCTGGAACGCAACATGAAGATACACATTGCGCTTGCCGTGGTGGTCATTGTCGCGGCGCTGGTCACACAGGTGACGCGCTTTGAAATGATGGCCCTGGTGCTTTCCATTGCCTTTGTGATCTTTGCGGAGCTGATGAATACTGCGGTGGAGGCGGCGGTGGATATTGCCACGCATAACCAGTATAACGAGCTGGCGCGCCTTGCTAAGGATGTGAGCGCGGGGGCTGTGTTTGTAGCGGCGATGAGCGCCCTGGTCATTGGGTACCTCGTGTTTTTCCGTAAGCTGTATACGTATTCCTATCTTTCGGTCAATTATATCAATAACATATCAGGGTATATTACTTTTGCGGCGCTCGTATTGGTTTTTATTGCCGTGATTATCTTAAAATCACGTTCCATGAAAAAAGGCGGGAACTATGTGCAGGGCGGCATGCCGAGCGGGCATACTGCATTTGCATTCGCGCTTTTTACGGCGATCGCATTTGTTTCGGGCGATCCGGTCACTTCTACGTTTGCGGCCGTTTTGGCGCTGATCGTGGCGGAAAGCCGCATGGAAACAAAGGTGCACACGTTCGCGGAAGTTTTGGTGGGCGCGTTTATGGGTATCGGTATTACGGTTATAGTCTTTGAGCTCGCAGAATTGTTTGTGTTTTAGGAAAGGGGTCAAATGGAATTCAAATCAGGATTTATTGCACTGCTTGGCAGCCCCAATGTCGGAAAGTCGACGCTGCTTAACGCGCTGGTCGGGACGAAGATCGCTATCGTATCCAAAAAACCGCAGACCACGCGCAACCGCATCACCGGCGTTCTGACAAAAGAGGACTACCAAATGATTTTTATGGACACGCCGGGATTGCATACGCCTAAAAACAAGCTGGGCGAATTTATGGTCAAAACGGCGGAACAGGCGGCGCGCGATGTGGACGCGGTGCTTTTTGTAGTGGATGCGAAAGTGGGTGCGCGGGAACGCGACATGGAAATACTGGCCAGACTGGCAAAGCAAAAGGATGTCCCGCTGGTCATTGCCATCAACAAGATCGACGCAGTGGATGAGGAACGTGTGGCAGAGGTGGAGGATTCCTTACAGCCCTTTGGAAAAAAGATGATCCGTATTTCTGCGGCGCAGGGGATCGGCCTTCCTGCACTGATCGAGGAATTGAAGGGATACCTGGTGGAGGGGCCGATGTACTATCCGGCGGATATGGTCTCCGACCAGCCGGAACGGGTGATCGCCGGGGAGCTGATCCGCGAGAAGGCGTTAAAAAGTATTGGCAAGGAAATCCCGCACGGGATCGGTGTGGAGATCGAGAAGATGCAGTATGACGGGGAAAAGGAAATCCTCAATATTGACGCTGTGATCTATTGCGAAAAGGATTCCCATAAGGGGATCATCATCGGCGCGGGCGGCAGGATGCTCAAGAAGATCGCCTCTGCGGCGCGCGAGGATATGCAGATGTTGTTTGATTCCAAAGTGTTCCTGCAGGTTTGGGTCAAGGTAAAGCCGGATTGGCGGAACAAGATTTCCGTGCTGCGTACGCTTGGATACCGGG contains these protein-coding regions:
- the ybeY gene encoding rRNA maturation RNase YbeY → MEQTMKIIFSDEQEKIAFSDEIRTAIEKALQAAEREAGMPCCLNIMLTDGEGIRELNREFRGIDKETDVLSFPAYELSGLFAQTAGGIDLEYVDGDVFLGDIAISLERAQEQAEEYGHSLVREAAFLALHGTLHLLGYDHMSPEEEERMTGRQEEILNSVNIGR
- a CDS encoding diacylglycerol kinase, with amino-acid sequence MDEKESGKKYRPKKSLMSSFNHAINGFLQSFKLERNMKIHIALAVVVIVAALVTQVTRFEMMALVLSIAFVIFAELMNTAVEAAVDIATHNQYNELARLAKDVSAGAVFVAAMSALVIGYLVFFRKLYTYSYLSVNYINNISGYITFAALVLVFIAVIILKSRSMKKGGNYVQGGMPSGHTAFAFALFTAIAFVSGDPVTSTFAAVLALIVAESRMETKVHTFAEVLVGAFMGIGITVIVFELAELFVF
- the era gene encoding GTPase Era; translated protein: MEFKSGFIALLGSPNVGKSTLLNALVGTKIAIVSKKPQTTRNRITGVLTKEDYQMIFMDTPGLHTPKNKLGEFMVKTAEQAARDVDAVLFVVDAKVGARERDMEILARLAKQKDVPLVIAINKIDAVDEERVAEVEDSLQPFGKKMIRISAAQGIGLPALIEELKGYLVEGPMYYPADMVSDQPERVIAGELIREKALKSIGKEIPHGIGVEIEKMQYDGEKEILNIDAVIYCEKDSHKGIIIGAGGRMLKKIASAAREDMQMLFDSKVFLQVWVKVKPDWRNKISVLRTLGYRDA